The Pseudomonas orientalis genome contains a region encoding:
- the pabB gene encoding aminodeoxychorismate synthase component I, which translates to MTTFDVEVRALDYNPDPLRVFRSEFLASPRHFFLESSVVKPGFSRFSFMGDSHGRLAETITYDTSAHSARVERSNGITWESTPDFLELMAARLNHYHCEQPHSLPFDFNLGYVGLLGYELKCETLGAQAYTSDSHDAAFILATRMIAFDHAEQRCYLLYLVEHDEDRQDAAHWFDQVQARLREQPRVAEPVSRQRKLSLPQVEAWIQEHACIRHSKQRYIDKINEAQREIIDGETYEVCLTNLIEFAFADSSFDLYCVMRELTPAPHAGYFSIPDFQIISSSPERFLKIDRHHQVEAKPIKGTRPRGRCAEEDQELIEQMRGDEKDRAENLMIVDLLRNDLGQVCTIGSVRVPALFAVETYSHVHQLVSTISGQLKPSLCAVDCVRATFPGGSMTGAPKKRTMEIIDRLEEGPRGAYSGSLGWFGLGGACDLNIMIRSITVHAQVARFGVGGAITSLSDPLGEYIETIVKASGVVEAVTQLRSTSV; encoded by the coding sequence ATGACGACCTTTGATGTCGAAGTCAGAGCGCTTGATTACAACCCCGATCCATTGCGTGTATTTCGCAGCGAGTTTCTTGCTTCGCCGCGTCATTTCTTTCTCGAAAGCAGCGTGGTGAAACCAGGTTTTTCGCGTTTCTCCTTTATGGGCGATTCCCATGGCCGCCTTGCCGAAACGATCACCTATGACACGTCCGCTCACAGCGCGCGCGTTGAACGCAGCAACGGCATCACCTGGGAGTCGACACCGGACTTTCTTGAGTTGATGGCCGCGCGCCTCAACCATTACCACTGCGAACAGCCGCACTCGTTGCCATTTGACTTCAACCTCGGGTACGTCGGCCTGCTGGGCTACGAACTCAAGTGCGAAACCCTCGGCGCTCAGGCTTACACATCCGACTCACACGATGCCGCTTTCATCCTGGCAACCCGGATGATTGCTTTCGACCACGCCGAGCAGCGCTGTTACCTGCTGTACCTCGTTGAACATGACGAAGACCGGCAAGATGCGGCCCATTGGTTCGATCAGGTCCAGGCGCGACTGCGCGAGCAACCCCGGGTGGCGGAGCCTGTCAGTCGTCAACGCAAGCTGTCACTGCCTCAGGTTGAAGCGTGGATACAAGAGCACGCCTGCATACGGCACTCCAAGCAGCGCTATATCGACAAGATCAACGAGGCCCAGCGCGAGATCATTGACGGTGAGACCTATGAGGTCTGCCTGACCAACTTGATCGAGTTTGCGTTCGCCGACTCATCCTTCGACCTTTATTGCGTAATGCGCGAGCTGACGCCCGCTCCTCACGCCGGTTATTTTTCGATCCCCGACTTTCAGATCATCAGCTCGTCACCGGAACGTTTTCTTAAAATCGACCGGCATCACCAAGTGGAAGCCAAGCCGATCAAAGGCACCCGGCCGCGCGGGCGGTGCGCCGAGGAAGATCAGGAACTGATCGAACAGATGCGCGGTGACGAAAAAGACCGGGCAGAAAACCTGATGATCGTCGACCTGTTGCGCAACGACCTGGGGCAGGTCTGCACCATCGGTTCGGTCAGGGTGCCAGCGCTGTTTGCGGTCGAAACCTACTCCCATGTGCACCAACTGGTCTCGACCATCAGCGGGCAGCTCAAACCATCACTTTGCGCGGTTGACTGTGTGCGGGCCACGTTTCCGGGAGGCTCGATGACCGGCGCGCCGAAGAAACGCACGATGGAAATCATCGACCGCCTCGAAGAGGGCCCACGTGGCGCCTATTCCGGCTCGCTCGGCTGGTTTGGCCTGGGCGGCGCCTGCGATCTCAACATCATGATTCGCTCCATCACCGTCCACGCCCAGGTCGCCCGCTTCGGCGTCGGCGGCGCAATTACCTCGCTCTCTGACCCACTGGGCGAATACATCGAGACCATCGTCAAGGCCAGCGGCGTTGTCGAGGCCGTCACACAGTTGAGGAGTACATCGGTATGA
- a CDS encoding chorismate mutase — protein sequence MSLPSPQRHAVVVGILGSIGQLLANQLSIAGYCVTGIDIAVDDQSAQPHTVIQGDVLRPGNEMKQRLGDAQILVLALAQNVLSEALPQLLPSLRSDCLIVDTLSIKSEFADFVATLDVAQPMVGINPMFSGDLDPAGRPVAVVTYRDGDAVARLVEWLHSWPANVFQMTASEHDRTMAYLQTLGHALVMGFGLTLEESAAPLTDLFELAPPPFKVMLALLARMTKNHPDVYWEIQSNNPYSKQIRSRMLAQLGKLDDVVNTDSRLDYHLSMAMLRNALKPLNPGLENTSRHLFEQLDQAPKAIEGAPESLADYRQRIDHIDDQLVDLLGQRLGLIREVAQSKKDHQTAVMQPNRVVQVVERCKVRGRRHHIRESLIEQLYGLIIDEACQIEYDVIGGPRESLYEASPSAFTSSAEKTQ from the coding sequence ATGAGCCTTCCTTCCCCGCAGCGTCATGCCGTTGTCGTCGGCATACTCGGCTCAATCGGCCAGTTACTGGCCAATCAACTGAGCATTGCCGGGTACTGCGTCACCGGTATTGATATTGCCGTCGATGATCAATCGGCGCAGCCCCACACGGTTATCCAGGGCGATGTCTTGCGTCCCGGCAATGAAATGAAGCAGCGACTGGGTGATGCTCAAATCCTCGTGTTGGCGCTGGCCCAGAACGTCCTGAGCGAAGCGCTGCCGCAGCTGTTGCCCTCTTTACGCTCCGATTGCCTGATCGTCGACACCCTGTCGATCAAGAGCGAATTCGCCGACTTCGTCGCGACGCTGGATGTAGCGCAACCCATGGTCGGCATCAACCCGATGTTTTCCGGCGACCTGGATCCTGCCGGCAGACCTGTAGCCGTGGTGACCTATCGCGACGGTGACGCCGTGGCACGACTTGTCGAGTGGTTGCACAGTTGGCCAGCGAATGTTTTCCAGATGACCGCCAGCGAGCATGACCGGACGATGGCATACCTGCAGACCCTTGGCCACGCGTTGGTCATGGGATTCGGTTTGACGCTGGAGGAGTCCGCCGCCCCTCTGACGGATTTGTTCGAACTCGCCCCGCCCCCCTTCAAGGTCATGCTCGCGCTGCTGGCACGCATGACTAAAAACCATCCCGATGTGTATTGGGAAATCCAATCGAACAACCCCTACTCCAAGCAGATACGCAGTCGCATGCTGGCGCAGCTGGGCAAGCTGGACGACGTGGTCAATACCGACTCGCGCCTGGATTATCACTTGTCGATGGCGATGCTGAGAAACGCGTTGAAGCCACTGAATCCGGGCCTTGAAAATACCAGTCGTCACCTGTTTGAACAGCTTGACCAGGCGCCGAAGGCGATTGAGGGGGCCCCTGAAAGCCTGGCGGACTACCGCCAAAGGATCGACCACATCGACGATCAACTGGTGGACTTGCTCGGCCAGCGTCTGGGCCTCATTCGAGAGGTAGCGCAAAGCAAAAAAGATCACCAGACCGCCGTCATGCAGCCCAACCGCGTGGTCCAGGTCGTCGAACGTTGCAAGGTGCGGGGTCGCCGGCACCACATCCGCGAATCCCTGATCGAGCAACTCTACGGGCTGATCATCGATGAAGCCTGCCAGATCGAATACGACGTGATTGGCGGCCCCCGCGAGTCGCTTTACGAAGCCAGCCCATCCGCCTTCACCTCAAGCGCAGAGAAAACCCAATGA